A genome region from Dolichospermum compactum NIES-806 includes the following:
- a CDS encoding type II toxin-antitoxin system HicB family antitoxin yields the protein MIEYTVIYERGQTNWGAYVPDLPGCVSIGDTLGEVQENIKEAIALYLEVLKEDGQPIPEPSTEVGKVAVTI from the coding sequence ATGATTGAGTACACAGTCATCTATGAACGTGGCCAGACAAACTGGGGCGCTTATGTTCCTGATTTACCTGGTTGTGTCAGTATTGGCGATACTTTAGGAGAAGTACAGGAAAATATTAAAGAAGCGATCGCATTATACCTAGAAGTATTGAAAGAAGATGGACAACCCATACCCGAACCATCAACAGAAGTTGGTAAAGTTGCAGTGACAATATAA
- a CDS encoding type I restriction endonuclease, with product MTTFFSLSIFCPVLRLLVSPLLTVAGLYDPPFRIKAEESVQITIADSEETLQGRIDLLVLQDRLWVIVLESKKTMLSVWSALPQTLTYLMASPNTDLPNFGMLTNGDDIVFVKLENQHYAISRVFAPLSTQSELESACRVLCKIAEIVK from the coding sequence ATGACGACTTTCTTCTCTCTCTCAATTTTTTGTCCTGTACTTAGATTACTTGTTTCTCCATTGCTGACCGTTGCAGGTTTATATGATCCACCTTTTCGCATCAAAGCAGAAGAATCTGTACAAATAACAATAGCTGATAGCGAAGAAACTCTCCAGGGTCGAATAGATTTACTGGTATTACAAGACCGTCTATGGGTAATTGTTTTAGAATCCAAAAAAACCATGTTATCAGTTTGGTCAGCATTGCCACAAACCCTGACTTACTTAATGGCTAGCCCCAACACTGATTTACCTAACTTTGGAATGTTAACCAATGGCGACGATATTGTGTTTGTCAAACTAGAAAATCAACACTATGCCATATCACGAGTATTTGCCCCATTGTCTACCCAAAGCGAATTAGAATCTGCCTGTCGAGTTCTGTGCAAAATTGCCGAAATAGTAAAATGA
- a CDS encoding DUF29 domain-containing protein — protein MLTQTDYALWIEETINLLKEQNYHSVDWEDLIEEIESLGRSQKRELRNRLITMLEHCLKLCYSDYVQDYRGWTETIKRSQRELKGLLEDSPSLRPYWDEIFIECYISALTTLRENSDYQSFSFPDDCPFPQEIDQILQQTSWRK, from the coding sequence ATGCTAACCCAAACAGATTACGCCCTCTGGATTGAAGAGACAATTAATCTATTGAAAGAGCAAAATTATCATAGTGTTGACTGGGAAGACTTAATTGAGGAGATTGAAAGTTTGGGAAGGAGTCAAAAGCGAGAATTGCGAAATCGGCTCATCACAATGCTAGAACATTGTCTTAAACTTTGTTATTCAGACTACGTTCAAGACTATCGTGGTTGGACAGAAACAATTAAGCGTAGTCAGCGAGAATTGAAAGGCTTATTGGAAGACTCTCCCAGCTTAAGACCGTATTGGGATGAAATATTTATAGAATGTTATATCAGCGCATTAACGACTCTGCGAGAGAACTCTGATTATCAATCTTTTTCTTTTCCTGATGATTGTCCTTTTCCTCAAGAAATAGATCAAATTTTGCAACAAACTTCTTGGCGGAAGTAG
- a CDS encoding DEAD/DEAH box helicase has translation MNYSDSANDIDLGSIFPFELDQFQREAIASLNADRSVVVCAPTGSGKTLIGEYAIYRALSRGKRVFYTTPLKALSNQKLRDFREKFGFDQVGLLTGDASIHRDAPILVMTTEIFRNMLYGTPIGQIGISLADVEAVVLDECHYMNDRQRGTVWEESIIYCPRSVQLVALSATVANSDQLTSWLNHVHGHTDLIYSDFRPVPLEFNFCNPKGLFPLLNETNTKINPRLVKKAKKGYWEKGKAGRPEPPGIIYTLSQLQERDMLPAIYFIFSRRGCDKAVEEVGDLWLVNNDESQILRQQIDEFLRKNPDAGRAGQVAPLYRGIAAHHAGILPAWKGFVEELFQQGLIKVVFATETLAAGINMPARTTVISTLSKRTDSGHRLLNASEFLQMAGRAGRRGMDMQGYVVTLQTPFEGAKEASYLATSKADPLVSQFTPSYGMVLNLLQTHTIEKARELIERSFGQYMSNLHLQPDFEELEQVQGELSQIKSQLAAIDENELMQYEKLRQRLKVERQIFKTLQEQAQEDRQAQLAMMLDFAISGTMLSLNDRNAMSPLPITVVLVDKAVSVGETSYFVCLGQNNRWYVATSADILDMYAEMPRVEVPSELIPPSELILKRGQSIRGDESTIAIAQSIPNPEEFNHLPTEVREQLSRLTAVQEQLENHPIYKSGNIAKIFKNRARCVELEAEIEHLQEQVSLQSQRYWEEFLCLIEILQFFKCLDNLVPTKLGEIAAAIRGENELWLGLVLASGELDHIGPHNLAAVIAALVTESPRPDTKVDFQLSTEADTAWLTLQPIRRAVLKVQYRHGVALPVGLETRFISLISLVEQWALGVEWKALCEKTTLDEGDVVRILRRTLDLLSQIPHVPNLPDVLRRNAQRAMQLIDRFPVNEAME, from the coding sequence GTGAATTATTCCGACTCCGCTAATGACATTGACCTTGGGTCAATCTTCCCCTTTGAATTAGATCAATTCCAGAGAGAAGCGATCGCCTCCCTCAATGCTGACCGTTCAGTAGTTGTCTGTGCGCCCACAGGTTCAGGAAAGACCCTCATTGGGGAATATGCCATCTATCGCGCCTTATCTCGCGGGAAACGGGTATTTTACACCACTCCCCTCAAGGCGTTATCTAATCAAAAACTCCGAGACTTCCGCGAAAAATTTGGCTTTGATCAAGTTGGACTCCTCACCGGAGACGCTTCCATTCATAGGGATGCACCAATTTTGGTCATGACCACAGAAATTTTCCGCAATATGCTCTATGGCACGCCCATAGGTCAAATTGGCATCTCCTTAGCTGACGTTGAGGCTGTAGTGCTAGATGAGTGCCACTACATGAACGATCGCCAACGGGGTACAGTTTGGGAAGAATCCATCATCTACTGTCCCCGCAGCGTCCAACTTGTAGCCCTTTCTGCCACCGTTGCCAACAGTGATCAACTTACCAGTTGGTTAAATCATGTTCATGGTCACACAGACCTGATTTACTCCGATTTTCGCCCCGTTCCCTTAGAATTTAACTTTTGTAATCCCAAGGGCTTATTTCCCTTATTAAATGAAACTAATACCAAAATTAATCCCCGCCTAGTCAAAAAGGCTAAAAAAGGATATTGGGAAAAAGGCAAAGCTGGTAGACCAGAACCGCCCGGTATTATTTATACCCTGAGCCAACTGCAAGAACGGGATATGCTGCCCGCGATTTACTTTATCTTCAGTCGTCGGGGTTGTGATAAAGCTGTTGAAGAAGTTGGTGATTTATGGTTAGTTAATAATGATGAGTCCCAAATCCTCCGCCAACAAATTGACGAATTTTTACGCAAGAATCCCGATGCTGGCAGGGCTGGACAAGTCGCTCCCCTGTATCGAGGCATAGCTGCTCATCATGCCGGTATTTTACCAGCTTGGAAAGGATTCGTCGAAGAACTATTTCAACAGGGATTAATTAAAGTCGTATTCGCCACAGAAACCTTAGCGGCGGGAATTAATATGCCTGCCCGGACAACAGTTATTTCTACTTTGTCTAAACGGACGGATAGTGGACATCGCTTGCTCAATGCTTCGGAATTTTTGCAAATGGCAGGGCGGGCTGGTCGTCGAGGGATGGATATGCAAGGTTATGTAGTAACATTACAAACCCCCTTTGAAGGCGCAAAAGAAGCATCCTATTTAGCCACATCCAAAGCTGATCCTTTAGTTAGTCAGTTTACACCCAGTTACGGCATGGTCTTGAACCTGCTGCAAACTCACACCATCGAAAAAGCCAGAGAACTGATAGAACGCAGTTTTGGACAATATATGTCCAACTTGCATTTGCAACCAGATTTTGAAGAACTGGAGCAAGTTCAAGGCGAATTATCGCAAATTAAATCACAACTGGCGGCAATTGATGAAAATGAATTGATGCAATATGAAAAACTGCGTCAACGCTTGAAAGTAGAACGCCAAATTTTCAAAACCTTGCAAGAACAGGCACAGGAAGATAGACAGGCACAACTGGCAATGATGCTAGATTTTGCCATATCTGGAACTATGTTGAGTCTCAACGACAGAAACGCCATGTCACCCCTACCCATAACAGTAGTGTTGGTTGACAAAGCCGTGAGTGTGGGTGAGACATCTTACTTTGTTTGCTTGGGGCAAAATAACCGTTGGTATGTGGCAACTTCAGCAGATATATTAGATATGTATGCAGAAATGCCACGAGTAGAAGTTCCATCTGAGCTAATACCACCTTCAGAATTGATTTTAAAACGCGGACAATCAATTCGTGGTGATGAAAGCACCATTGCGATCGCTCAAAGCATACCCAATCCTGAAGAATTTAACCATCTACCCACAGAAGTAAGAGAACAACTCAGTCGCCTAACTGCTGTCCAAGAACAGTTAGAAAACCATCCCATTTATAAATCGGGTAACATTGCCAAAATATTCAAAAATAGAGCGCGTTGTGTCGAATTAGAAGCAGAAATTGAACACTTACAAGAACAGGTATCACTACAGTCTCAAAGATATTGGGAAGAGTTTCTCTGTTTAATTGAAATTTTGCAATTCTTTAAATGTTTAGATAACTTAGTTCCCACAAAATTAGGAGAAATTGCCGCAGCCATTCGTGGTGAAAACGAATTGTGGTTAGGTTTAGTTCTAGCCAGTGGAGAATTAGATCATATTGGTCCCCATAACCTAGCCGCAGTCATAGCCGCATTAGTCACAGAAAGCCCTCGTCCAGATACTAAAGTTGATTTTCAGCTATCAACGGAAGCGGATACAGCTTGGTTAACATTGCAACCAATTCGCCGTGCTGTGTTAAAGGTGCAGTATCGTCATGGGGTAGCCTTACCTGTTGGTTTGGAAACTCGTTTTATCAGCTTGATTTCCTTGGTGGAACAATGGGCGCTAGGGGTTGAGTGGAAAGCATTATGCGAAAAAACCACTTTAGATGAAGGGGACGTAGTGCGAATTTTACGCCGCACTCTAGATTTATTATCCCAGATTCCTCATGTTCCTAATTTACCAGATGTATTGCGACGCAATGCTCAACGAGCGATGCAGTTAATTGATAGATTCCCTGTGAATGAAGCAATGGAATAA
- a CDS encoding Uma2 family endonuclease, whose product MIVVKDKFPKLTPEEYFVWEEQQLLRHEYLNGEIYAMSGGTQNHGRIASNIIFIVKGHLRGSGCQVGNSDCRVNIVETKDYVYPDVSVTCDERDRTAIQAIQYPCLIVEVLSPSTASYDRGDKFRLYRRNPSLQDYVLVDAEKIAIDLYRKNDRGNWEIFNYQSGDNIELRSIDLSFTIESVYEDIVFEELG is encoded by the coding sequence ATGATTGTTGTAAAAGATAAGTTTCCTAAATTAACACCCGAAGAATATTTTGTCTGGGAAGAACAACAACTGCTTCGCCATGAGTATCTTAATGGTGAAATTTACGCTATGAGTGGGGGGACTCAAAATCATGGACGGATTGCTAGTAATATTATTTTCATTGTTAAAGGTCATTTACGGGGTAGTGGTTGTCAGGTTGGTAATTCCGATTGTCGTGTAAATATTGTGGAAACGAAAGATTATGTTTATCCTGATGTGAGCGTTACTTGCGACGAGAGAGATAGGACTGCAATCCAAGCCATTCAATATCCCTGTCTAATTGTTGAGGTTTTATCTCCCAGTACAGCCAGTTATGATCGAGGGGATAAATTTAGATTGTATCGTCGCAATCCTAGTTTGCAAGATTATGTTCTGGTTGATGCTGAGAAAATAGCGATTGATTTATACCGCAAAAATGATCGCGGTAATTGGGAAATTTTTAATTATCAGTCGGGGGATAATATTGAGCTACGAAGTATTGATTTAAGTTTTACCATTGAGTCGGTTTATGAGGATATTGTTTTTGAAGAATTAGGATAA
- a CDS encoding type II toxin-antitoxin system HicA family toxin, whose protein sequence is MLKHQSKSGIVVVPGKPSNDIPIGTLSSI, encoded by the coding sequence ATCCTCAAACATCAAAGCAAATCAGGTATCGTAGTTGTACCCGGAAAACCAAGTAATGACATTCCCATAGGTACACTCTCATCAATTTAG
- a CDS encoding alpha/beta hydrolase, with amino-acid sequence MIYHSNAIASRKEGKFSGVGGLDLYYQSWHPGGEIKGILVIVHGLGGHSGLYKTIVDHLIPKEYAIYGCDLRGHGRSSGQRGYINTWAEFRDDLQTFLNLIQQQQPGCPIFLLGHSMGGVIALDYTLRYVQDKSALSGVIAFAPSIGKVGVPLSRVVLGKLLSQVWPRFSLNIGLDVRAGSRDQKILDSYTQDKLRHTLATARLSTEFFATVDWIHNHAKKWQVPLLILHGGADRIALPAGSEIFYQNVIYPDKLRIEYPGGYHDLHYDINYLQVITDLVNWMDQHLPAAVVPLESTISNE; translated from the coding sequence ATGATTTACCATAGCAATGCGATCGCATCTCGTAAAGAGGGAAAATTTTCAGGTGTGGGTGGGCTTGATTTGTATTACCAAAGTTGGCATCCTGGAGGTGAAATTAAGGGAATCTTAGTCATAGTTCATGGACTCGGAGGACACAGCGGACTTTACAAGACGATAGTTGACCATTTAATACCAAAAGAATATGCTATCTATGGTTGTGATTTACGTGGTCACGGGCGTTCATCTGGTCAAAGAGGTTACATTAATACCTGGGCTGAATTTCGTGATGACTTACAAACTTTCCTCAATTTAATTCAACAACAACAACCAGGATGCCCAATTTTTCTATTAGGACATAGCATGGGGGGAGTAATTGCCTTAGATTACACTCTTCGTTATGTGCAAGATAAATCTGCGTTGTCAGGTGTGATTGCTTTTGCACCCAGCATTGGTAAAGTGGGAGTACCTCTGAGTCGCGTCGTTTTAGGTAAATTATTGTCCCAGGTGTGGCCCCGTTTTTCCTTGAATATTGGCTTGGATGTCCGCGCAGGTTCACGAGATCAGAAAATCTTAGATTCCTATACTCAAGATAAATTACGCCATACTCTCGCTACTGCTAGGTTATCTACGGAGTTTTTTGCTACAGTAGATTGGATTCATAATCATGCGAAAAAATGGCAAGTACCATTGTTAATTTTACATGGTGGTGCGGATAGAATTGCCTTGCCAGCAGGAAGTGAAATATTTTATCAAAATGTTATCTATCCAGATAAATTAAGAATTGAATATCCTGGAGGTTATCATGATTTACACTACGATATTAATTATCTTCAAGTAATCACTGATTTAGTTAATTGGATGGATCAACATTTACCTGCTGCAGTAGTTCCATTAGAATCAACGATCAGTAATGAATAA
- a CDS encoding HlyD family efflux transporter periplasmic adaptor subunit has translation MKFSLAANAVQARQTKERFAKPEEQLSYELGKAVQELPPLYTRLLAGTISFIIFGTISWAHFSEIDEVATATGELIASTQVRPVTALGNGSILAVKVKEGDRVTKDQILIQRDPNFQQTDVNRLAKSSKLIEDDLQRLQAERSGGKTAGTILQDELLNSRLSDYKAKQAAVAAEAKRQQSILNQAKVRLSRLQENLANAKISFTNVQKNLENVKSLRSMLDNNLSIAKQREENLRTLVEPGALTRVDYLDAKERLNRANADIVRNTDEVTKNQNNLTEAKDKIASLEKDVAAQFQEINQAEQAYQTVRNQNIRLTSERQSEILTQINKRKEELATVAGQLEQAKQQKDGETIKAPVAGTIYKIKATKGPVQSGEELLSILPEGEEMLLEVKVLNRDIGFINQGMKAKVKIATFPFQEFGVVDGEVLQISPNAIIDKDLGLVFPTRIKLSKHSLNVRGQDVEFNPGMAANAEIVTRKKSVLTFIIEPITRRFSEAFSVR, from the coding sequence ATGAAATTTTCCCTAGCTGCAAATGCTGTGCAAGCGCGTCAAACAAAAGAAAGATTTGCGAAACCAGAAGAACAATTATCCTATGAATTGGGCAAAGCTGTCCAGGAACTACCACCACTTTATACAAGATTATTAGCAGGAACAATTAGTTTTATCATCTTTGGGACAATTTCCTGGGCGCATTTTTCAGAAATTGATGAAGTCGCTACAGCAACAGGAGAATTAATTGCTTCTACCCAAGTTAGACCGGTGACAGCCTTGGGTAATGGTTCTATTTTAGCAGTGAAGGTGAAAGAAGGCGATCGCGTCACCAAAGATCAAATTCTCATTCAACGTGATCCCAATTTTCAACAAACAGATGTCAACCGTCTAGCCAAATCTAGTAAATTAATTGAAGATGATTTACAACGATTACAAGCTGAACGTTCTGGAGGCAAAACCGCGGGAACAATCCTTCAAGATGAACTTTTAAACTCGCGGTTATCAGACTATAAAGCCAAACAAGCAGCAGTAGCAGCAGAAGCCAAACGTCAACAATCCATTCTCAATCAAGCCAAAGTCCGTTTGAGTCGCTTACAGGAAAATTTAGCCAATGCAAAAATCAGTTTTACCAATGTGCAAAAAAACTTAGAGAATGTCAAAAGTCTACGTTCTATGTTAGATAATAATTTATCTATTGCTAAACAACGGGAAGAAAATCTTCGTACCTTAGTTGAACCAGGTGCTTTAACCAGAGTTGATTATTTAGATGCTAAAGAAAGATTAAATCGTGCCAATGCAGATATTGTTAGAAATACCGATGAAGTTACCAAAAATCAAAATAATTTAACAGAAGCAAAAGATAAAATTGCCTCTTTAGAAAAAGACGTTGCTGCTCAATTTCAAGAAATAAATCAAGCAGAACAGGCTTATCAAACAGTCCGAAATCAAAACATCCGGTTAACCTCAGAACGTCAAAGTGAAATTCTCACCCAAATCAATAAACGCAAAGAAGAATTAGCTACCGTTGCCGGTCAATTAGAACAAGCCAAACAACAAAAAGACGGAGAAACTATTAAAGCCCCCGTTGCTGGCACAATTTACAAAATTAAAGCTACCAAAGGTCCAGTCCAATCTGGAGAAGAACTACTATCAATTTTACCAGAAGGGGAAGAAATGCTCTTAGAAGTAAAGGTTCTTAACCGTGATATTGGTTTTATTAATCAGGGAATGAAAGCAAAGGTCAAAATCGCCACTTTCCCGTTTCAAGAATTTGGTGTAGTTGACGGTGAAGTATTACAAATCAGTCCCAATGCCATAATTGATAAAGACTTAGGTTTGGTTTTTCCCACCAGAATTAAATTAAGTAAACATTCTTTAAATGTCCGCGGACAAGACGTAGAATTTAATCCAGGAATGGCGGCTAATGCCGAAATAGTCACTCGCAAAAAGTCAGTTTTAACATTCATTATTGAACCGATTACTCGACGTTTTAGCGAGGCATTTTCTGTCAGATAA
- a CDS encoding IS701 family transposase, with protein MKFTKLNYCQYLLSSQINYTMTNLAEHLDNISHDKINYYLKNEKLTPRLLWDNVKDIIVRDENAYIIFDDTVLNKRFSEKIEIVRRQYSGNEHGIVKGIGIVNCIYVNPKTLKFWVIDYRIFNPDNDGLSKVDHVKNMLQGLVYQKVLPFDTVLMDTWYAVNNLMLYIDSLDKVYYCPLKINRLVDDSFGKEKYKNIESLSWSEDELECGKIIKIKAFPSEKKVKLFRVTISTDRTDYIATNDISQSSMDVTQQVCKIRWKIEEFHREIKQLTGIESCQYRKGRLQRNHIACAMLVWLRLKNLAYNTGQTIYQIKHNLLSNYFRTYASVTPKICCRVRQTA; from the coding sequence ATGAAATTTACTAAACTTAATTACTGCCAGTATTTACTTAGCAGTCAAATCAACTACACAATGACTAATCTAGCAGAACATTTAGACAATATTAGTCACGATAAAATTAATTATTATTTAAAAAATGAGAAATTGACTCCTCGGTTACTTTGGGATAATGTGAAAGATATAATTGTCCGGGACGAGAATGCTTATATTATATTTGATGACACAGTTTTAAACAAAAGATTTTCAGAAAAGATTGAAATAGTGCGAAGGCAATATAGTGGAAATGAGCATGGCATCGTCAAAGGAATTGGAATAGTCAATTGTATATATGTTAATCCTAAAACTCTCAAATTTTGGGTAATAGATTATCGTATTTTTAACCCTGACAATGATGGTTTAAGTAAAGTTGACCATGTGAAAAATATGTTGCAAGGGCTTGTATATCAAAAGGTTCTGCCATTTGATACAGTTTTAATGGATACTTGGTATGCAGTTAACAATTTAATGCTTTATATTGATAGTCTAGATAAAGTTTATTATTGTCCTTTAAAGATTAATCGTTTGGTTGATGATAGTTTTGGCAAAGAAAAATATAAAAATATTGAATCATTGTCATGGAGTGAAGATGAGTTAGAATGTGGTAAAATTATCAAGATAAAAGCATTCCCCTCCGAGAAAAAAGTGAAGCTATTCCGGGTTACTATCTCTACCGATAGAACGGACTATATCGCAACTAATGATATATCTCAAAGTTCTATGGATGTTACACAACAGGTGTGTAAAATCCGTTGGAAAATAGAAGAGTTTCACAGGGAGATAAAACAATTAACTGGCATTGAATCATGTCAGTATCGCAAAGGTCGTCTTCAAAGAAATCATATAGCTTGTGCTATGTTGGTTTGGCTAAGACTAAAAAACTTAGCTTACAACACAGGTCAAACTATTTATCAAATTAAGCATAATTTGCTTTCTAATTATTTTAGGACTTACGCAAGTGTCACACCAAAAATCTGTTGTAGGGTGCGTCAGACTGCATAA
- a CDS encoding DUF2281 domain-containing protein: MTIAEQIYALVKTLPPDQADEILTFAEFIRAKHLNNSQTVKNIDELSWSELVYSLAGTWKDDFPTLEEIRTESGQDILRESL; encoded by the coding sequence ATGACTATTGCTGAACAGATTTATGCACTTGTCAAAACTCTTCCTCCAGATCAAGCTGATGAGATTCTGACTTTTGCTGAATTTATCCGTGCTAAACATCTAAATAACAGTCAAACTGTTAAAAATATTGACGAGTTATCTTGGTCAGAATTAGTTTATTCACTTGCTGGAACTTGGAAAGATGACTTTCCCACTTTAGAAGAAATTCGCACCGAATCAGGACAAGACATCTTGCGGGAGAGCCTCTAG
- a CDS encoding type II toxin-antitoxin system VapC family toxin, giving the protein MYVLDTNTLIYYFKGQGRVAQNLVNVSAQEISIPTIVLFELQVGIAKSNSPAKRTQQLQELLSRVNLVLFDREAALAAAKIRAELEQQGTPIGQMDVLIAGTAIALQSTLVTHNIKEFSRVSGLTIVDWY; this is encoded by the coding sequence ATGTACGTTTTGGATACCAATACCCTGATTTATTATTTCAAAGGTCAAGGAAGAGTTGCTCAAAATCTTGTTAATGTCTCTGCTCAAGAAATTAGTATTCCTACGATTGTTCTTTTTGAATTACAAGTTGGTATTGCTAAGTCCAATTCACCCGCAAAACGCACTCAACAACTTCAAGAACTTCTGAGCCGAGTTAACCTGGTTCTGTTTGATCGAGAAGCTGCTCTTGCTGCTGCTAAAATTCGGGCTGAGTTGGAGCAGCAAGGAACTCCAATCGGTCAAATGGATGTTTTGATTGCCGGTACAGCCATAGCACTTCAATCAACTTTGGTTACTCACAATATCAAAGAGTTTTCCAGGGTTTCGGGACTCACAATTGTTGACTGGTATTGA
- a CDS encoding IS4 family transposase, which yields MNQINLLRDTLKPHLEWHGARLSFLALFLISLLRVKTVNLVELATGFRNCAKNESNYKRLQRFFRDFDIDYAVIAKMIVKIMNIPQPWVLSIDRTEWRFGQIWLNILMLGVVHNGVAYPLVWQILEKKGNSNTDERMDLLDRFGQLFPDAQVDYISADREFVGAEWLSYLLLEPNIPFRIRIRHTDLISDTEKTLPGSVIFAHLAAGESQVLSTRRWVWGRSVYVAGLRLDDGKLLIVISDTSPQTIIADYGRRWGIETLFGMFKTRGFCLESTHFIDSNRLSKLLALLSLAMCWAVKTGEWLHQHQPIKIKKHGPFAKSVFRYGLDYLRSLVTDLDLKYDDFLLSLNFLSCT from the coding sequence ATGAACCAGATTAACCTATTACGAGACACACTAAAACCACATTTGGAATGGCATGGAGCGCGTCTAAGCTTTTTAGCGTTATTTTTAATATCTTTATTAAGAGTAAAGACAGTGAACTTGGTAGAATTAGCAACTGGTTTTCGCAACTGTGCTAAAAACGAATCCAATTACAAACGGTTGCAAAGATTTTTCCGAGATTTTGATATAGATTATGCAGTCATAGCGAAAATGATTGTAAAAATCATGAACATTCCCCAGCCTTGGGTGTTAAGTATTGACCGGACTGAATGGCGTTTTGGTCAAATATGGTTAAATATCCTCATGTTGGGAGTAGTACATAATGGTGTCGCTTACCCCCTAGTTTGGCAGATATTGGAGAAGAAAGGTAACTCCAACACGGATGAACGAATGGATTTACTTGACCGATTTGGACAACTGTTCCCAGATGCACAAGTTGACTATATCAGTGCTGACAGAGAATTCGTGGGGGCAGAATGGTTAAGTTATTTACTGCTTGAACCAAATATTCCATTCCGAATCAGGATTCGTCACACTGATTTAATTAGTGATACAGAAAAGACTCTTCCAGGTAGCGTCATTTTTGCTCATCTGGCTGCGGGTGAATCTCAGGTTTTATCTACTCGTCGTTGGGTCTGGGGTCGTTCAGTTTATGTAGCTGGTTTACGTCTTGATGATGGCAAGTTATTAATCGTGATTTCTGATACTTCTCCCCAAACCATAATTGCTGACTATGGCCGTCGTTGGGGGATTGAAACTTTGTTCGGTATGTTTAAAACTCGTGGTTTTTGCTTGGAATCTACACATTTTATTGATTCTAACCGATTGAGTAAGCTCTTAGCTTTACTGTCATTAGCTATGTGTTGGGCTGTCAAGACTGGAGAATGGTTGCATCAACACCAACCTATCAAAATCAAGAAACATGGACCTTTTGCTAAAAGTGTTTTTCGTTACGGTTTAGATTATCTGCGTTCTCTTGTTACTGATTTAGATTTGAAATATGACGACTTTCTTCTCTCTCTCAATTTTTTGTCCTGTACTTAG